The Vibrio aphrogenes genomic interval GCGAGGTTTTGGAACATACCTTGCAGTTGATTCGTCATCTCTTCCATACCTGGAGGCGCCATGATTTCAACCCCCATTTGCGGCGCAGCAACATCGACTTCAATTTCTTTATCGTCTAATTGGCCTTCACGTAATTTTTTACGGAAGACTTGGCGAGTGTGAGAGCTGCTCTCCGAAGTTTTTTCGTCTTGTCCCCAGCCTTCACGTGGTGGTGGAAGTAAGGCATCTAAAATACGCTCTTCGGCTTGTTCTTCTGCGCGGTATTTTACTTTTTCCATTTCTTGTTGATGTGTCAGTTTGACGGAAACATCAGTCAGATCACGGATGATAGATTCGACTTCTTTACCGACATAGCCCACTTCAGTGAATTTAGTCGCTTCGACTTTAATGAAAGGGGCGTTGGCTAATTTGGCTAAACGACGGGCAATTTCTGTTTTACCCACACCGGTTGGACCGATCATTAAAATATTTTTTGGAGTCACTTCTGCGCGCAGAGCTTCGTCTAATTGCATGCGACGCCAGCGGTTACGTAGGGCAATAGCCACGGCACGTTTCGCTTTATCTTGGCCAATGATGTGTTGGTTGAGTTCATGAACAATTTCACGAGGTGTCATTTCAGACATAACGTTATCCTTTTACCTGATTCAAGGTGCGCACTGCAAGTTGCTGTGCGCATGGTCAATGATGAATGAGTCTTGGGCTTGAAAGCGAAATGCAAAGCTCACATCACTGAAAGATGAATATTAAAGTTCTTCGATAGTGTGGTGATGGTTCGTGAAGACACAAATATCACCTGCGATAGTCAGTGCTTTTTCAGCAATGTCTCGCGCTTCTAAATCGGTGTTTTCCAAGAGAGCGATGGCCGCCGCTTGAGCAAAGTTGCCACCAGAACCGATCGCAATCAGATCGCGTTCAGGCTGAACTACGTCACCATTACCAGTAATGATTAATGATGCGGTTTCATCGGCTACTGCCAATAAAGCTTCCAACTTGCGTAAGGCACGATCGCTGCGCCATTCTTTAGCTAGCTCTACCGCAGCCTTAGTTAAGTGACCTTGATGCATTTCCAGTTTGCGCTCAAAGCGTTCGAAAAGCGTAAACGCATCCGCAGTACCGCCAGCAAAACCAGCTAATACTTTGTCGTTATATAAACGGCGGACCTTCTTGGCATTGCCTTTCATGACGGTGTTGCCTAAAGAAACTTGGCCATCACCTGCGATGACGACTTTATTATTGCGGCGTACAGATACAATCGTAGTCACGAGAAACCTCTTAGTTATTCTGCTGTTTTAACTGATATGAGGTTAGGACAAAAAGAATTCAAGAGAAAGGGGAATAAAATGTCGAGGAGTCGTTAAGAAGATAGGAAGCTTTTAAGGAAAGTATTTGCTGCTCACAAAGCAGAATCGAGATGCGAGAACGCTGCGCTCGGGATCCGAAAAGAATGCTTGACATTAGGTAGTCTCGCCACATAATCCTCTCGGCTCTCGGCTCTCGGCTCTCGGCTCTCGGCTCTCGGCTCTCGGCTCTCGGCTCTCGGCTCTCGGCTCTCGGCTCTCGGCTCTCGGCTCTCGGCTCTCGGCTCTCGGCTCTCGGCTCTCGGCTCTCGGCTCTCGGCTCTCGGCTCTCGGCTCTCGGCTCTCGGCTCTCGGCTCTCGGCTCTCGGCTCTCGGCTCTCGGCTCTCGGCTCTCGGCTCTCGGCTCTCGGCTTTACCGCAACGTATCTTTCATGATGATACAAGGTTCAATTTTGGCACGTTGCAATACGTGTTGTTCTTTCACCGCATCTCGTTTAAAGGTATATGGGCCTAAAATAATGCGATACCAACTGCTGCCTTCTAGTTTCACCACTTTGCTGCTCAAGCCTTGGAAAGCAATATTGGCTTTGCGTTGCTCTGCTTGAGAAGGGGTTTTATAAGCACCACATTGCATAATGTATGGAATTTTAGGGATCTCCACTTCTTTGGCTTGCACTTCGATTTCTCGTTTCGGCAAGGTTTCCATGTAATCCCATTTTTCTTGTGGTGGTGGTGGCAGTGATTCGGCCGGTTTTGATTTTTCCGGAACGGCAATCGGGACGGTGTTATTGTCTAATACCGTGGGTTCTGGGTCGTTATTGAGCTTTGACAGGAGGGCAATTAACCCAGCTAACAAGATAACGGCAATGATCGCGGCTTTCCAAGGAATAGCACGAGAGGCAGGCTTCTTTTTCGATGCCGATCTTTTGGGGGTTCTATTGCCATTTTTCTTGTTAGAAGTTGGATTTTTTCTTACGTAATCTCGATTTGCCACGGCGGTGTTGTTACTCAATGGAATAAAAAAGGACTTCTATGTTAAAGCAGTTTTTTGAGCAATACCATATTTTTAAAGGGATGAATAGCGGTCGTTGAACAGGATAAAAACGTCCGCTATTTGAACCCGTTAATCGGCAGTTTATGCTGCGTTTGTTATTTAAGGTTTCGTAATTGAGCGCCTTGGTTAACGTCTCGGTGGCGCTGCACTATTTCGGATCACTAAGTTAGCTTCAAGCAGTCGCGAACCTGCGCGTACTTCTCGGCCTTTGAGAGTCTCTAATAACATCAACATCGATTGGCGACCGATCTCATAACGGGGTTGCGCAATAGTGGTGAGCGGCGGATCGCAATATTGTGAAAATTGAATGTCATCAAAACCTACAATCGAGAGGTCTTGCGGCACTTTAAAGCCCAGTTTTTTCGCTTGTTGAATTGCCCCGATGGCCATGCAGTCGTTATGGCAAAAAATAGCAGTAGGTGGTTCGGCGAGCGTCAAGAGTTTGTTGGCTGCGATAACCCCTGATTCTAACGTAAAATCCCCATAGGCTTGATAAGTGGGGTGCATATCAATACCCGCGCGGCGTAAGGCTTGCTGATAACCTTGGTGACGAAATTGACATAAAGGAGCTTCAACAGGGCCCGACATTTCGGCAATCCGTTTGTGACCCATTTGAGTTAAGTAATTAACCACATCAAAAGCGGCGGTCAGATTATCGATATGCACGGTAGGCAATTCTAATTCTGGCGCGTATTCACAGGCCATGACCAAAGGAGGAAGGTTTTTTTGTTCAGGCTTACTCACGTCGAATGGTACATCGGCCCCTAGTAACAGCATGCCATCAGCTTGTTTGGTGAATACCAGATTGACAAAAGTGCTCTCACGCTTGAGTTGTTGATTGCTATCGCCCAATAAGACTAAATAATTGTGCTCGGCTGCCGTATCTTCAATGCCGCGAATGATTTCACTGAAATAAGGATCACATCTAATTCTGGCGCGTATTCACAGGCCATGACCAAAGGAGGAAGGTTTTTTTGTTCAGGCTTACTCACGTCGAATGGTACATCGGCCCCTAGTAACAGCATGCCATCAGCTTGTTTGGTGAATACCAGATTGACAAAAGTGCTCTCACGCTTGAGTTGTTGATTGCTATCGCCCAATAAGACTAAATAATTGTGCTCGGCTGCCGTATCTTCAATGCCGCGAATGATTTCACTGAAATAAGGATCACAGATATCCGGGACAATGACGATGATGGTTTTAGATTCATTTCTTCTTAAATTACGAGCTAAAGAATTGGGAGCGTAGCCGGATTCAAGTACGGCATCTTCCACGCGTTTACGTGTTGCACTGGAGACTTTTTCTGGATTCATCAGCGCACGGGAAACCGTTGCTGTTGACACTCCAGCGAGTTGGGCAACCTCCTTCATTGTCGCCATAAGTATTCCTCTCTATTTACTTTCCTACCCAAATGGGCAAATAAAAAAGCTTATTGATGAAATAAGCAAAAAAGAAAGATGTGGTCGCTTAGGTTCCGTGAATTAGAACCGGTTGGACTCACCTTAATTTAGGGCAATCACATCAAGCCAGTTAGGATGATGGTATCGATAACGACTGCTATACCCAAAATACGCCAAGGTATTATGTTATGAGGATATTTTATGTCCTTAATTTGATACTGAATAGCATTAGGTTAACAAATCCTACATGCTTTAAGTGATATGCGTCACATAGCAAGTTTTTGATTTATAGGCTTTATTGATTTAAGAGGGTATGCCCATGTTTAAACTAAGGTTAAAGACAAAAATAATAAGAAGATTCTTATCAATAATAGCCGACTTAGCTCAAGGTTAGACGACTAACTTAAATCTTGCGGCTCAACATCGAGGTTCCAACGAACTTTTTTGGCTAAAGGTAAAAGTTGAATGGCGGTTTTAGATGACAGTAATAGGCGTTGCATTTGACTACGAGTGCTTACTTGTAACATTAATTGCCAACGGAATTTGCCCGCTCTTTTGGCTAAAGGAGCCGGCATTGGGCCAAGTACTAAACATTGCTCATCGAATAAAGGGTGCGCCTCTAAGGTATAGCGAACCTGGCGTAAGAAGGCTTCAACATTGTCATTGTGGTTAGCTTCTGCACGGAAAAGGGTCAAAAAGCTGTACGGAGGTAACTGAGCCATTTTGCGTTCTGCTAAAGCGGTTTGAGCAAAGTGCTGATAATTTTTATGTAGCAAAGATTGTAATAGTGCGTGCTCGGGATGATGGGTTTGCAATAGCACTTCACCGGGTTTACTAGCGCGACCGGCACGTCCTGCCACTTGAATAAATAATTGGGCTAATCGTTCTGAAGCGCGAAAATCACTGCTATAAAGAGAACCATCGACATCTAAGAGCCCGACTAAGGTGACATTCGGAAAGTGGTGACCTTTCGCCAGCATTTGTGTGCCGATCAGAATTTGATATTCACCTGAGCGGATCGATTCTAATGCACTTTCTAAGCTGCCTTTACGACGAGTACTGTCCCGATCAATACGAATGGTTTTAAATTCAGGAAACAAGATCTCTAATTGTTTTTCTAACTGTTCGGTTCCTACTCCTACCGAAACCAGTTGAGTGGAGCCACAACCTTGGCATTGCTGAATTACCGGGCGTTGTGAACCACAATGATGGCAACGAATTTCTTGGTTCCCTTGATGATAGGTGTAATAGGCATCGCAGCGTTTGCATTCCGCGATCCAGCCACATTCATGACACATCAGTGCCGGAGAAAATCCACGGCGATTCAAAAAGAGCATCACCTGATTACCAGCATTTAAGTGACGGCGCATTTGTGCAATTAAAGGGGCGGATAACCCTCCTTCTAAATACAATCCTTTAATATCTAAGACATGATGTTTG includes:
- the hslV gene encoding ATP-dependent protease subunit HslV, encoding MTTIVSVRRNNKVVIAGDGQVSLGNTVMKGNAKKVRRLYNDKVLAGFAGGTADAFTLFERFERKLEMHQGHLTKAAVELAKEWRSDRALRKLEALLAVADETASLIITGNGDVVQPERDLIAIGSGGNFAQAAAIALLENTDLEARDIAEKALTIAGDICVFTNHHHTIEEL
- a CDS encoding SPOR domain-containing protein, with product MANRDYVRKNPTSNKKNGNRTPKRSASKKKPASRAIPWKAAIIAVILLAGLIALLSKLNNDPEPTVLDNNTVPIAVPEKSKPAESLPPPPQEKWDYMETLPKREIEVQAKEVEIPKIPYIMQCGAYKTPSQAEQRKANIAFQGLSSKVVKLEGSSWYRIILGPYTFKRDAVKEQHVLQRAKIEPCIIMKDTLR
- a CDS encoding LacI family DNA-binding transcriptional regulator: MATMKEVAQLAGVSTATVSRALMNPEKVSSATRKRVEDAVLESGYAPNSLARNLRRNESKTIIVIVPDICDPYFSEIIRGIEDTAAEHNYLVLLGDSNQQLKRESTFVNLVFTKQADGMLLLGADVPFDVSKPEQKNLPPLVMACEYAPELDVILISVKSFAALKIRQPSTII